The Carassius auratus strain Wakin chromosome 5, ASM336829v1, whole genome shotgun sequence genome includes a window with the following:
- the LOC113079887 gene encoding uncharacterized protein LOC113079887: MQQSILYISTSRNAQGLEKLILNSPCTAVSQAERVSIKDQSKWSNKKAPQQCVVLKAQTNGDLSSNRIKKDENSPKEHPRPLRSQAQVLYYPASGKTFLSSAASSNLVKAVPLAHRNHYSQNSISKVFAKNYDITKKTKPLVAGEENEGQTKSNRQPRNNIQEVREYLHHQAVERRRKVLQMRKEVQQEDQRKQRNMHEVVKKQRQVLHRAKREQQQEYKVCK; the protein is encoded by the exons ATGCAGCAGAGCATTCTATACATATCCACATCGAGGAATGCCCAAGGGCTTGAGAAACTAATTTTGAACTCACCTTGCACTGCTGTTTCACAGGCTGAAAGAGTCAGCATTAAGG ATCAGAGCAAGTGGTCAAACAAGAAGGCTCCTCAACAATGTGTTGTTTTGAAGGCTCAAACAAATGGAGACCTAAGTTCAAACCGAATCAAAAAGGATGAGAATTCACCTAAGGAGCATCCCAGACCCTTGAGATCTCAAGCTCAAGTCTTATATTATCCAGCATCTGGAAAGACATTTCTTAGCAGCGCAGCTTCTTCAAACCTGGTCAAAGCAGTTCCGTTGGCACACAGAAATCATTACTCACAAAATTCCATCTCTAAAGTGTTTGCTAAAAACTATGacattacaaagaaaacaaaaccgcTAGTAGCAGGTGAAGAAAATGAAGGTCAAACGAAATCAAACAGGCAACCTAGAAATAACATCCAAGAGGTGCGTGAATATTTGCATCACCAGGCCGTTGAGAGAAGGAGAAAGGTGCTGCAAATGAGGAAAGAAGTACAGCAAGAGGACCAGAGGAAGCAAAGGAATATGCATGAAGTAGTTAAAAAACAAAGGCAAGTGCTCCACAGGGCCAAGAGAGAACAGCAACAGGAGTACAAGGTATGTAAATGA
- the LOC113079895 gene encoding G-protein-signaling modulator 1-like — translation MENRRCQHSQQPNGQAQEASSGPQSSMPQSPLLSGASSLISLTQTEEFFDLIASSQSRRLDDQRASIGDRLGIRIAQNNVGHLCESCSPREPSDEFFNMLIKYQSSRINDQRCSLPPAADPDEDFFSLIQRVQSKRMDEQRVSFPSDENDETDLNYKSKTSEGSS, via the exons ATGGAGAACCGGCGCTGCCAGCACTCTCAGCAGCCCAATGGCCAGGCCCAAGAGGCCTCGTCTGGGCCTCAGTCCTCCATGCCCCAGTCCCCTTTACTGTCTGGAGCCTCCTCCCTCATCTCCCTTACCCAGACAGAGGAGTTCTTTGACCTGATAGCCAGTTCCCAGAGCCGCAGACTGGACGACCAAAGAGCCAGTATAGGGGACCGTCTGGGCATCAGGATAGCACAGAACAATGTGGGACACTTGTGCGAGTCATGTAGTCCACGCGAACCTAGTGACGAGTTTTTCAACATGCTCATAAAGTATCAG TCCTCCAGAATCAATGATCAGAGGTGCTCTTTGCCACCAGCAGCAGACCCAGATGAAGACTTCTTCAGCCTAATTCAGAGAGTGCAATCCAAACGCATGGATGAACAACGGGTTTCTTTTCCTTCTGATGAAAATGATGAAACAGACTTAAATTATAAGTCCAAAACCTCTGAGGGCTCAAGCTAG